In Archocentrus centrarchus isolate MPI-CPG fArcCen1 chromosome 21, fArcCen1, whole genome shotgun sequence, the following are encoded in one genomic region:
- the pou1f1 gene encoding pituitary-specific positive transcription factor 1 isoform X3, with translation MACQAFSSDSFAPLTGDSPLPIIMHHGSTSECLPATSHAQSMVAAATYLHYPVTPCHYTNQQATYGMMTGSLTSCLYKFPDHGLSSGSCALSHGFSSLPSALLSTDEAPGGPSGEMKSDCQRKSMRDPEDAPAMDSPQIRELEMFANDFKIRRIKLGYTQTNVGEALAAVHGSEFSQTTICRFENLQLSFKNACKLKAILAKWLDEAELAGALYNDKIGMNERKRKRRTTISLGAKEALERSFVEKTKPSSQEIARIAKGLHLEKEVVRVWFCNRRQREKRVKTSLNLSSCLTKISPSCIAQMSKTQRAMT, from the exons ATGGCATGTCAGGCATTTAGTAGTGACTCCTTTGCCCCACTGACAGGAGATTCACCCTTGCCCATCATTATGCACCATGGCTCTACCAGTGAGTGTCTGCCAGCCACCTCCCATGCTCAGAGCATGGTCGCTGCAG CTACATA CTTACATTACCCAGTCACCCCCTGTCACTACACCAACCAGCAAGCCACCTATGGCATGATGACAG GATCTCTTACCTCTTGCTTGTACAAGTTTCCGGATCATGGCCTAAGTAGTGGTTCTTGTGCATTAAGCCATGGTTTCTCCTCACTGCCCTCGGCCCTCCTTTCAACTGATGAGGCCCCTGGAGGCCCAAGTGGAGAGATGAAAAGTGACTGCCAAAGGAAGAGTATGCGGGACCCAGAAGATGCACCTGCCATGGATTCTCCGCAGATACGAGAGCTGGAGATGTTCGCAAATGACTTCAAAATACGAAGGATCAAACTTG GGTACACTCAGACTAATGTAGGAGAGGCTCTTGCTGCTGTGCATGGTTCAGAGTTCAGCCAGACCACGATCTGCCGCTTTGAAAATTTGCAGCTGAGCTTTAAGAATGCCTGCAAACTCAAGGCCATTCTGGCTAAATGGCTTGATGAAGCTGAGCTGGCAGGTG CTTTGTACAATGACAAAATAGGAATGAATGAACggaagagaaaaaggagaacAACTATCAG CCTTGGAGCTAAGGAGGCCCTGGAGCGCAGCTTTGTGGAGAAAACTAAGCCATCCTCTCAGGAAATAGCCCGGATAGCCAAAGGCCTCCATCTGGAGAAGGAGGTGGTCAGAGTCTGGTTCTGCAACCGACGCCAAAGAGAGAAACGTGTTAAAACCAGCCTCAACCTCAGCTCCTGTTTGACCAAAATCAGTCCAAGCTGCATAGCACAGATGAGTAAAACGCAAAGAGCAATGACATAA
- the pou1f1 gene encoding pituitary-specific positive transcription factor 1 isoform X1, with protein MACQAFSSDSFAPLTGDSPLPIIMHHGSTSECLPATSHAQSMVAAVSSGLSLGQPSKRSHMHLPTSSLGNALSNTPASLHYPVTPCHYTNQQATYGMMTAQEMLSASISQTRILQTCGVPHPNMVSGANALQGSLTSCLYKFPDHGLSSGSCALSHGFSSLPSALLSTDEAPGGPSGEMKSDCQRKSMRDPEDAPAMDSPQIRELEMFANDFKIRRIKLGYTQTNVGEALAAVHGSEFSQTTICRFENLQLSFKNACKLKAILAKWLDEAELAGALYNDKIGMNERKRKRRTTISLGAKEALERSFVEKTKPSSQEIARIAKGLHLEKEVVRVWFCNRRQREKRVKTSLNLSSCLTKISPSCIAQMSKTQRAMT; from the exons ATGGCATGTCAGGCATTTAGTAGTGACTCCTTTGCCCCACTGACAGGAGATTCACCCTTGCCCATCATTATGCACCATGGCTCTACCAGTGAGTGTCTGCCAGCCACCTCCCATGCTCAGAGCATGGTCGCTGCAG TATCATCTGGGCTGTCCCTGGGTCAGCCCTCCAAGCGCTCCCACATGCACCTGCCCACTTCCTCGCTTGGGAATGCCCTCAGTAACACCCCCGCAAGCTTACATTACCCAGTCACCCCCTGTCACTACACCAACCAGCAAGCCACCTATGGCATGATGACAG cACAGGAGATGCTCTCTGCCAGTATTTCTCAGACACGCATCCTGCAGACCTGTGGCGTCCCTCACCCCAACATGGTGAGTGGTGCAAACGCATTGCAAG GATCTCTTACCTCTTGCTTGTACAAGTTTCCGGATCATGGCCTAAGTAGTGGTTCTTGTGCATTAAGCCATGGTTTCTCCTCACTGCCCTCGGCCCTCCTTTCAACTGATGAGGCCCCTGGAGGCCCAAGTGGAGAGATGAAAAGTGACTGCCAAAGGAAGAGTATGCGGGACCCAGAAGATGCACCTGCCATGGATTCTCCGCAGATACGAGAGCTGGAGATGTTCGCAAATGACTTCAAAATACGAAGGATCAAACTTG GGTACACTCAGACTAATGTAGGAGAGGCTCTTGCTGCTGTGCATGGTTCAGAGTTCAGCCAGACCACGATCTGCCGCTTTGAAAATTTGCAGCTGAGCTTTAAGAATGCCTGCAAACTCAAGGCCATTCTGGCTAAATGGCTTGATGAAGCTGAGCTGGCAGGTG CTTTGTACAATGACAAAATAGGAATGAATGAACggaagagaaaaaggagaacAACTATCAG CCTTGGAGCTAAGGAGGCCCTGGAGCGCAGCTTTGTGGAGAAAACTAAGCCATCCTCTCAGGAAATAGCCCGGATAGCCAAAGGCCTCCATCTGGAGAAGGAGGTGGTCAGAGTCTGGTTCTGCAACCGACGCCAAAGAGAGAAACGTGTTAAAACCAGCCTCAACCTCAGCTCCTGTTTGACCAAAATCAGTCCAAGCTGCATAGCACAGATGAGTAAAACGCAAAGAGCAATGACATAA
- the chmp2ba gene encoding charged multivesicular body protein 2Ba: MASLFKKKTVDDIIKEQNKELRGTQRQITRDRAALEKQEKQMEAEIKKMAKSGNREACKILAKQLVQLRKQKTRTYAVSSKVTSMSTQTKLMNSQMKMANAMSTSAKTMQAVNKKMDPQKTLKTMQDFQKENMKMGMTEDMINDTLDEIFEESGDEEESQDIVNQVLDEIGIEISGKMVRAPAAGKSVPGAAASSKATISDDEIERQLRALGVD, encoded by the exons ACATAATCAAGGAGCAGAATAAGGAGCTGCGCGGCACTCAGAGGCAGATCACCCGAGACAGAGCAGCACTGGAGAAACAAGAGAAACAAATG GAAGCAGAGATCAAGAAAATGGCAAAGAGCGGTAACAGGGAGGCTTGTAAGATTCTTGCCAAGCAATTAGTTCAGCTGAGGAAGCAGAAGACCCGGACATATGCTGTCAGCTCCAAGGTCACCTCCATGTCTACGCAGACAAAGCTCATGAACTCTCAAATGAAGATGGCCAATGCCATGTCTACCTCAGCCAAG ACAATGCAAGCAGTGAACAAAAAGATGGATCCACAGAAGACACTGAAGACCATGCAGGACTTCCAGAAGGAGAACATGAAGATGGGCATGACCGAGGACATGA TCAACGACACTTTGGATGAGATCTTTGAAGAGTCTGGGGATGAAGAAGAATCTCAGGACATTGTCAACCAGGTTCTGGATGAGATTGGCATTGAGATCTCAGGAAAG ATGGTGAGAGCTCCAGCTGCAGGAAAAAGTGTCCCCGGCGCTGCCGCTTCCTCCAAAGCCACCATCTCTGATGATGAGATCGAAAGACAGCTCCGAGCTCTGGGAGTCGATTAG
- the pou1f1 gene encoding pituitary-specific positive transcription factor 1 isoform X2 has product MHHGSTSECLPATSHAQSMVAAVSSGLSLGQPSKRSHMHLPTSSLGNALSNTPASLHYPVTPCHYTNQQATYGMMTAQEMLSASISQTRILQTCGVPHPNMVSGANALQGSLTSCLYKFPDHGLSSGSCALSHGFSSLPSALLSTDEAPGGPSGEMKSDCQRKSMRDPEDAPAMDSPQIRELEMFANDFKIRRIKLGYTQTNVGEALAAVHGSEFSQTTICRFENLQLSFKNACKLKAILAKWLDEAELAGALYNDKIGMNERKRKRRTTISLGAKEALERSFVEKTKPSSQEIARIAKGLHLEKEVVRVWFCNRRQREKRVKTSLNLSSCLTKISPSCIAQMSKTQRAMT; this is encoded by the exons ATGCACCATGGCTCTACCAGTGAGTGTCTGCCAGCCACCTCCCATGCTCAGAGCATGGTCGCTGCAG TATCATCTGGGCTGTCCCTGGGTCAGCCCTCCAAGCGCTCCCACATGCACCTGCCCACTTCCTCGCTTGGGAATGCCCTCAGTAACACCCCCGCAAGCTTACATTACCCAGTCACCCCCTGTCACTACACCAACCAGCAAGCCACCTATGGCATGATGACAG cACAGGAGATGCTCTCTGCCAGTATTTCTCAGACACGCATCCTGCAGACCTGTGGCGTCCCTCACCCCAACATGGTGAGTGGTGCAAACGCATTGCAAG GATCTCTTACCTCTTGCTTGTACAAGTTTCCGGATCATGGCCTAAGTAGTGGTTCTTGTGCATTAAGCCATGGTTTCTCCTCACTGCCCTCGGCCCTCCTTTCAACTGATGAGGCCCCTGGAGGCCCAAGTGGAGAGATGAAAAGTGACTGCCAAAGGAAGAGTATGCGGGACCCAGAAGATGCACCTGCCATGGATTCTCCGCAGATACGAGAGCTGGAGATGTTCGCAAATGACTTCAAAATACGAAGGATCAAACTTG GGTACACTCAGACTAATGTAGGAGAGGCTCTTGCTGCTGTGCATGGTTCAGAGTTCAGCCAGACCACGATCTGCCGCTTTGAAAATTTGCAGCTGAGCTTTAAGAATGCCTGCAAACTCAAGGCCATTCTGGCTAAATGGCTTGATGAAGCTGAGCTGGCAGGTG CTTTGTACAATGACAAAATAGGAATGAATGAACggaagagaaaaaggagaacAACTATCAG CCTTGGAGCTAAGGAGGCCCTGGAGCGCAGCTTTGTGGAGAAAACTAAGCCATCCTCTCAGGAAATAGCCCGGATAGCCAAAGGCCTCCATCTGGAGAAGGAGGTGGTCAGAGTCTGGTTCTGCAACCGACGCCAAAGAGAGAAACGTGTTAAAACCAGCCTCAACCTCAGCTCCTGTTTGACCAAAATCAGTCCAAGCTGCATAGCACAGATGAGTAAAACGCAAAGAGCAATGACATAA